DNA sequence from the Burkholderia pyrrocinia genome:
CTTCGTCGGGCTGGCCGAGGTTCGCCGTGTATGCGTACGGGACGGCGCCCTTCAGTTTCATCCAGTGCAGCGCGGCGCTGGTGTCCAGGCCGCCGGAGAAGGCGATACCGACCTTCTGGCCGGTCGGGAGGCTTTCGAGAATCGTGCTCATAGGAATTACCGTGGATTGGGTCCGGTGGGATCGTATTTCGCGGAATATGCGAGTATCGGCTGTCCGGGAAGTTGGGGCAAGGGCTGATTTTCGCGCGGATACGTCGTCCGGCCTGTCGCGGCGGGCCCGGCGGGCGGTTAACCAGGCGGAGAACGCGGCGCGAACCGGCGCCGGGCGGCGGCCGAAACGGGCTCGGACGCGCGCCGTCGCGGGCCGTGCTTCCGGGGCCGGATCGGCCGAGCGGCGTACCCGTCGCTGTCAGGATAGCGGCCCGCCAATCCGAAAGGAATATGAAAGGCTGGCGGATGAAGCCCGGAATCCCGCGAACCTCAGATATTCCACGACTGCGCGGTGTCGAGCAGCTTCTCGCGCAATTGATCGACTTCGCCGGCCAGCTTGGCCGTGATCGACACGTAGCCGGACAACTGCGGCGGCGGCGCGTCGTGCGGCGGGTCGGCCGGCCGGCGGCGCGGCGCGAGCCGGCTCGGCTTGCCGAACTTGAGCGCGCGGCTCGCGCCGACCAGAGTGTCGCGGATGCGCCGGTTCACGGCCTTCATCCCGACGCGCAGGTATTCGCGGGCCGCCAGGTCGTCGCGGGCCGGCACCGCGCTCGACAGGATCTCCAGATAGCCGATGCACAGGCGCAGGCTGCGCTGGATCGCCTCGAGCTGCGTCATCGACGTCTCGCATTCCTTCGACACCGACGGCATCAGCGAACGCAGCTGCACGAGCAGCGCGCTCAGCGCGGCCATTTCCTTCAGGTGCGTGTCGTCGCCGACCTGGCGGTCGCCGGCGACCCGCGCATGCACGGCCGCGCACGCGCGCAGCGCGTCGGCGAGCTTGTAGCGCCACGAGTAGGTTGCATAGAGCGGCAGCGCGAACGAGAACGCCAGCGCGATCGCGATGCCGATCAGCACGTTCACCGCGCGCCACAGGCCGTCGACGATCTCGTTGTCGCCGTGCCCGGCGACGATCACCATCGTGATCGCCGACAGCAGCGCGATATAGCCGGCCTTGCCGATCGCGTGATACGCGCAGATGCCGCAGGCAACCGACATCAGCAGGTAGATCGCGATCGGTGCGTGCGCGGCGGAATACAGCAGGATCAGCCCGAGCCCCGCGAGCGCGCCGATCGACGTGCCGAGCGCGCGTTCGGCCGCCTTCTTGCGGATGTTGCCGTGATGCTGCAGCCCGCCGACGACGATCAGCACGGTGATCGTCGACCATTCGCCGTGCGGCACGCGCAGGCCGGTGGACAGGGCGATCGACACGAGAATCGCGAGCGCGACGCGCGCTGCATGGATCAGCTTCGCGTGCCGGTAGCGGCGGTACGGATCGAGCAGCGGACGGAGCGCGTGGCGCAGGAGTGGCGGCAGCCGGGTAGGGAGCGAGGCGGTCATGACGGAGCTGGAGTGGCCGGAACGCGCACGGCGGCTTGCGCGGGGCGGCGCCGCGCCGCATGCGCAGCAGACGTAACGCTAGCCGAACGCGCGCGGGCTGTCCACGGCGCGGCTGTCCGGGGTGGCCGGCTGCCGCATCGTGTCGCGACGACACGTCACGCCATGTCACGCCATGCGTCGGCCGTGCTCGGCTGCGCGTCCGACACGCGGTTGCGTCCGCCGGACTTCGCGCGGTACAGCGCCTCGTCGGCGCGCCGCAGCAGCGTTGCGGCATTCGTGCGGCCGTCGGCGGCGGTTGCCGTGCCGATGCTGGCCGTGACGCGCCCGTACGGGCTCTTCACGTGCTCGATGCCGAGCTCCGCGATCGCGTGCCGGATGCCTTCGGCAACGGTCGCCGCGCCTTGCGCGTCGGTGTCGGGCAGCGTGACGACGAATTCCTCGCCGCCGTAGCGCGCGACGTGGTCGCCTTCGCGGCGCAGGCAGCGCGACGCGGATTGCGCGACGCGGCGCAGCACGTCGTCGCCGGCCGGGTGGCCGTAATAGTCGTTGAACGCCTTGAAGTGATCGACGTCGACGAACAGCACGGACAGCGGGCGGCCGCTGCGCGCCGCACGCTGCGCCTCTTTCGCGAGCACCGTGTCGAACGTGCCGCGGTTGTCGAGGCCCGTCAGCGAATCGGTGTGCGCGAGCCGGTACAGCTTCGATTCGGCGATCTGCCGGCGTCCCAGTTCGCGCGACAGCGCCAGCGAGCCCCACGCGATGAACCCGGTGAACAGGCACATCAGCACGACGGTCCAGATCGCGCGGTGGTGCCACGGCGCGTAGACGTCGATCTCGGCCGGCGCGACGTCGACGATCAGCGGCAGGCCGGGCAGATGCTTGTAAACATAGATGCGCCGCACGCCGTCGATGCTGCCGATGCCCGACAGCACGCCTTCGCGGCGGCGCAGCGCCTCGATGAACAGCTG
Encoded proteins:
- a CDS encoding FUSC family protein, with product MTASLPTRLPPLLRHALRPLLDPYRRYRHAKLIHAARVALAILVSIALSTGLRVPHGEWSTITVLIVVGGLQHHGNIRKKAAERALGTSIGALAGLGLILLYSAAHAPIAIYLLMSVACGICAYHAIGKAGYIALLSAITMVIVAGHGDNEIVDGLWRAVNVLIGIAIALAFSFALPLYATYSWRYKLADALRACAAVHARVAGDRQVGDDTHLKEMAALSALLVQLRSLMPSVSKECETSMTQLEAIQRSLRLCIGYLEILSSAVPARDDLAAREYLRVGMKAVNRRIRDTLVGASRALKFGKPSRLAPRRRPADPPHDAPPPQLSGYVSITAKLAGEVDQLREKLLDTAQSWNI
- a CDS encoding GGDEF domain-containing protein, with protein sequence MKSLPLPATLRRHTASIVARILSPRGVLVAGIVLLMFSWGLSTSLLIEARRDAYEHAVENARNLMLLIERDIARNIELYDLSLQNVVDGVADPELMTLPPRQRHRLLFDRAATGAYLGSLFVMDAHGNIVIDSSVSPARQGNYADRDYFTVHRNGLAQGLYISRPYASRLRGGALTIALSRRITLSDGTFGGVVVGTLSIDYFRALLDGLAVGKHGSAAIAELNGMLVSRLPYDARVVGLDLRNSQLFIEALRRREGVLSGIGSIDGVRRIYVYKHLPGLPLIVDVAPAEIDVYAPWHHRAIWTVVLMCLFTGFIAWGSLALSRELGRRQIAESKLYRLAHTDSLTGLDNRGTFDTVLAKEAQRAARSGRPLSVLFVDVDHFKAFNDYYGHPAGDDVLRRVAQSASRCLRREGDHVARYGGEEFVVTLPDTDAQGAATVAEGIRHAIAELGIEHVKSPYGRVTASIGTATAADGRTNAATLLRRADEALYRAKSGGRNRVSDAQPSTADAWRDMA